Proteins from a single region of Chryseomicrobium sp. FSL W7-1435:
- a CDS encoding potassium/proton antiporter produces MTFTVDTAIFVLSVLLIIGVATTKFSSRLGLPSLVLFIGVGMLASQYIYFDNAKITQLVGILALIVILFEGGMQTKWKTMRTVLPAAASLATIGVLLTTVGIGVVAKFVLDLSWLEGMLFGAIVGSTDAAAVFAVLGNKNIKPNITSTLEAESGTNDPMAVFLTITFISLIQAQAGPFISLVGEFFWQMGIGLLVGLIMGRVSVWAINKINLDSSGLYPVLAMGFAIFTYAFTTAIGASGLLAVYVMAVLVGNMDLTYRHSIFRFNEGFAWMMQICMFILLGLLVFPNQLREVIWQGLLLALILMFVARPIGVYISLLFSQFNAKEKLFISWAGLRGAVPIVLATYPLLAGIENADLLFNVVFFVVLLSALFQGATLTPFAEKLKLVGPKALQVPHSLELVSIGKTNTEIIEIVIEPGTKIDGAELKNVELPTDTLITAVIRGERVITPRGDTFIQGGDVLYVLVSKFKREKIKSLFRQ; encoded by the coding sequence ATGACCTTCACCGTCGATACAGCAATATTTGTTTTATCAGTTTTACTCATTATTGGAGTGGCTACTACAAAGTTCTCCTCTCGTCTTGGATTGCCCTCACTCGTACTCTTCATTGGGGTTGGTATGTTAGCCAGCCAATACATTTACTTCGACAATGCAAAAATCACTCAATTAGTTGGAATTCTCGCCCTCATTGTTATTTTGTTTGAAGGGGGTATGCAAACGAAATGGAAAACAATGCGAACAGTTCTTCCTGCTGCAGCCTCACTCGCGACTATTGGCGTTCTCCTTACAACAGTCGGGATTGGTGTTGTAGCAAAATTTGTATTAGATCTTTCTTGGCTGGAAGGCATGTTGTTCGGCGCTATTGTAGGTTCTACAGATGCAGCGGCAGTATTTGCGGTGCTTGGAAATAAAAACATCAAGCCTAATATTACTTCCACACTTGAAGCAGAATCTGGAACCAATGATCCAATGGCCGTGTTTTTAACCATAACGTTTATTAGCTTAATTCAAGCGCAGGCAGGTCCATTCATTTCCCTAGTTGGTGAGTTTTTCTGGCAGATGGGCATTGGGTTGCTTGTCGGTTTGATCATGGGACGTGTCTCTGTCTGGGCTATCAATAAAATTAATCTCGACTCATCGGGGCTGTATCCGGTTTTAGCGATGGGGTTTGCTATCTTCACCTACGCGTTTACCACCGCGATTGGTGCAAGTGGACTATTAGCGGTCTATGTCATGGCTGTACTAGTAGGAAACATGGATCTGACTTACCGTCACTCTATCTTCCGTTTCAATGAAGGCTTTGCTTGGATGATGCAAATTTGTATGTTTATACTTTTAGGTTTGCTGGTATTCCCAAATCAATTGAGAGAAGTCATCTGGCAAGGTTTGTTGTTAGCCCTTATTCTAATGTTTGTGGCACGTCCAATTGGAGTGTATATCAGCTTACTATTTAGTCAATTCAATGCTAAAGAAAAACTCTTTATCTCCTGGGCTGGGTTACGTGGGGCAGTGCCAATCGTGCTGGCCACCTATCCGCTGCTAGCGGGTATTGAAAATGCAGACTTACTGTTTAATGTCGTATTCTTCGTCGTGTTGCTGTCTGCGCTATTCCAAGGAGCAACGTTGACGCCGTTCGCTGAAAAATTGAAACTTGTTGGCCCGAAAGCGCTACAAGTACCTCATAGCTTGGAGTTAGTTTCTATCGGAAAAACCAACACAGAGATTATCGAGATTGTTATTGAGCCAGGAACAAAAATCGATGGTGCTGAGTTGAAGAATGTGGAATTGCCAACAGATACATTGATTACAGCTGTTATTCGAGGTGAGAGAGTTATCACACCAAGAGGTGATACATTCATTCAAGGTGGCGACGTCTTATACGTGTTGGTCTCCAAATTCAAACGTGAAAAAATCAAATCGTTATTCCGGCAATAA
- a CDS encoding 3-hydroxyacyl-CoA dehydrogenase NAD-binding domain-containing protein codes for MTIKSITVVGAGTIGLSWASLFLSHGHHVTLTDIREDLETVWIRHHESVQTTLESLGLPTSYSKDVLRFTNNLKEALVDADWVQENGPENREFKQQLYQQMERFAPAHTLFFSSSSTLPASEISANMEDASRVAIGHPFNPPLVMPLVEVVAGEKTAPQTIDQAMKFYQSLGKKPQLIKKEVFGFVANRLQFALLREAMHLADEGVVTMAEMDEIVKDSIGLRWAVTGPMLGMHLGGGEGGMAAFVKHLGPTMEKTWAAQGNPLMDEETRQRLAALAFESYGSTSIEELAKWRDKQQLSILQSRKN; via the coding sequence ATGACAATCAAATCAATTACAGTTGTTGGTGCTGGAACCATTGGTTTATCATGGGCTAGTTTATTTCTCAGTCATGGTCATCATGTAACATTGACAGACATTCGGGAAGATTTAGAAACTGTATGGATTCGTCACCATGAATCTGTTCAAACTACTCTTGAGTCTCTTGGCTTACCAACAAGCTACTCCAAAGATGTACTACGCTTTACAAACAATTTAAAAGAAGCATTAGTCGATGCCGATTGGGTGCAAGAGAACGGTCCTGAGAATAGAGAATTCAAGCAGCAGCTCTATCAGCAAATGGAACGTTTTGCACCTGCACATACGCTATTTTTCTCTTCGTCTTCTACACTCCCGGCCAGTGAGATCAGCGCCAACATGGAAGACGCGTCTCGCGTTGCAATAGGTCATCCGTTTAATCCACCTCTTGTAATGCCCCTAGTGGAGGTCGTTGCAGGAGAAAAGACAGCTCCGCAAACCATTGATCAAGCTATGAAGTTTTATCAATCCCTCGGGAAAAAGCCACAATTGATTAAAAAAGAAGTATTTGGGTTTGTGGCCAATCGCCTTCAATTTGCCTTGCTTCGTGAAGCAATGCATTTAGCTGATGAAGGAGTAGTGACAATGGCCGAAATGGATGAAATCGTAAAGGATTCAATTGGATTACGCTGGGCGGTAACTGGTCCCATGCTTGGCATGCATTTAGGGGGTGGAGAAGGTGGAATGGCCGCCTTTGTGAAACACCTTGGACCGACAATGGAAAAAACATGGGCAGCACAAGGCAATCCCCTAATGGATGAAGAAACGCGACAGCGTCTAGCAGCACTTGCGTTTGAATCCTACGGTTCTACTTCCATAGAAGAGCTTGCTAAGTGGAGAGATAAACAACAACTTTCGATTTTACAGTCACGTAAAAACTAA
- a CDS encoding sodium:solute symporter yields MIDGAWRLSNPILGLVVVGLTFLLFYVVGYISNRKAKSAKDLYLGGGNVGAFTNGLAMASTYMSLATFLGITALILNLKVPFIMLWIQLILAIPLITIIYGTSLRRMGAFTPTHFVRERYGVKASIIAALFMILVSIMYALGQMIGIAVTFETLLGIPYLTGLFVGGLIIVGYITVGGMAGATNNAAIQMVIMALMFIVPLGAIMKAIGTEGWFFPPLLYADMVPAMLQAVPDFFDYQYPTKWYFSVIPALTIGALGLPHLAMRVYTSSSLKSARSAMVWFAFILGLVFSATYAMGFTGVYATSVEGLNIADGDADKLTIILNLAYNPEWVTALVIAGAISAGVSTLSGNLLAIGALLSQDIIKTLKPNIHERLNYRLSYIAIFVGGFISILLAIEPPAFLVVSILWAFGLAGVTNAPLIIVGVWWKEANKYGAMTASIVGGAIYIAVSPFVFPSLALTGHAVTDGMGLSGAMLAVPISFILLIVVSYITNRIPALQKNLTRDRDEKLVESIHGWKDVQAYRYNSTIGAGVTVVLSIAVAIWALLPWGM; encoded by the coding sequence ATGATTGATGGTGCATGGCGATTGTCCAACCCCATTCTTGGATTGGTGGTTGTGGGCTTAACCTTTTTACTCTTTTACGTAGTGGGCTACATATCGAATCGAAAAGCAAAATCTGCGAAAGACCTTTATCTCGGTGGCGGAAATGTTGGTGCCTTCACAAATGGATTGGCAATGGCCTCCACTTATATGAGTTTGGCAACATTTTTAGGCATCACCGCTCTTATTTTAAATTTAAAAGTACCTTTTATCATGCTATGGATTCAATTAATTTTAGCCATTCCCTTAATCACAATCATCTACGGGACATCGCTTCGTCGAATGGGAGCTTTTACGCCTACTCATTTTGTTCGTGAACGCTATGGTGTAAAGGCTTCTATCATCGCCGCTCTATTCATGATACTTGTATCGATCATGTATGCCCTCGGGCAGATGATTGGGATTGCCGTTACATTTGAAACGTTACTAGGCATTCCCTACTTAACAGGTCTTTTCGTCGGTGGTCTGATCATCGTCGGCTATATTACAGTCGGAGGAATGGCAGGAGCCACGAATAATGCAGCTATTCAGATGGTCATCATGGCGCTCATGTTTATCGTTCCACTTGGAGCTATTATGAAGGCGATTGGAACAGAAGGCTGGTTCTTCCCTCCATTACTTTATGCCGATATGGTCCCTGCCATGCTACAAGCTGTTCCGGATTTCTTTGACTACCAGTATCCTACTAAGTGGTATTTCTCTGTTATACCCGCTCTGACAATTGGTGCACTTGGGCTTCCTCACTTGGCGATGCGCGTGTATACCTCTTCTAGTTTGAAGAGTGCACGAAGCGCAATGGTTTGGTTCGCCTTTATTCTTGGTTTAGTATTCTCTGCCACTTATGCAATGGGCTTCACCGGTGTCTATGCAACAAGTGTAGAAGGACTGAACATTGCAGACGGGGATGCCGATAAACTAACGATTATCTTGAATCTTGCCTACAATCCTGAATGGGTAACTGCTCTTGTAATTGCCGGTGCCATTTCTGCAGGTGTTTCTACGTTAAGTGGAAACCTGCTAGCAATCGGCGCTCTTCTCTCACAGGATATTATCAAGACGCTCAAACCAAACATTCACGAGCGTTTAAATTACCGCTTGAGCTATATCGCTATTTTTGTCGGTGGATTCATTAGTATTTTGCTAGCCATCGAACCGCCAGCCTTCCTAGTCGTTAGTATCCTCTGGGCATTTGGATTAGCTGGAGTGACCAATGCTCCGCTAATTATCGTCGGTGTGTGGTGGAAGGAAGCGAATAAATACGGTGCCATGACTGCTTCTATTGTTGGAGGAGCTATTTATATCGCTGTCTCTCCTTTCGTTTTTCCAAGTCTTGCATTAACAGGACATGCTGTTACGGATGGAATGGGTCTCTCTGGCGCAATGCTTGCTGTGCCGATTAGTTTTATTTTATTGATTGTCGTTTCATACATTACGAACCGTATCCCTGCTCTTCAAAAGAACTTAACACGTGATCGCGATGAAAAATTAGTCGAGTCCATTCACGGTTGGAAAGATGTCCAAGCCTATCGCTACAACTCAACAATTGGTGCAGGGGTCACAGTTGTTCTATCTATTGCTGTTGCTATTTGGGCTCTCTTACCATGGGGCATGTAA
- a CDS encoding acyl--CoA ligase, whose translation MNFEHLLAPEKYNITSELESYKHDDTRLAIRWMDDQGNRRDISYKELFSKMNQYAQAFKARGIKKGDRLLIILPRIPEAYMTYLAALRAGIVAIPCSEMLRKKDLMYRMEHSGAKGIVAFYKTTSETNLITEEYSALANKFIIGGQEEGWLSLEELANAQPEEYAGEDTNREDMAFLSYTSGTTGNPKGVVHVHAWGYAHVRTAATEWLGVLQGDVVWATAAPGWQKWIWSPFLSTITLGATAFVYHGGFDAENYLQILQDEKINVLCCTPTEYRIIAKVENLNSYDLSALRSAVSAGEPLNRQVIEAFQQAFQLNVRDGYGQTENTLLVGTLQDMEVRPGSMGKPTPGNHVEVINEFGEPVKPGEVGDIAVHKTAPALFRGYYNDKDRTAAAYRGNWYLTGDQATKDDEGYFWFEGRSDDIIISSGYTIGPFEVEDALTKHPAVRECAVVAAPDEIRGSIVKAFIVLRDADQHSDKDALIKELQAHTKEITAPYKYPRIVEFIDELPKTTSGKIRRVELRAITK comes from the coding sequence ATGAATTTTGAACATTTACTTGCACCAGAAAAGTACAATATCACAAGTGAATTAGAATCTTACAAACACGATGACACTCGCTTAGCCATTCGTTGGATGGATGATCAAGGAAACCGTCGCGACATTTCTTATAAAGAACTATTTAGTAAAATGAATCAATACGCACAGGCCTTTAAGGCACGTGGCATTAAGAAAGGCGATCGCTTGTTAATCATTCTCCCTCGAATTCCGGAAGCCTACATGACCTATTTAGCTGCTCTGCGTGCAGGAATTGTAGCCATTCCTTGTTCAGAGATGTTACGCAAGAAAGACTTAATGTACCGGATGGAGCATTCGGGTGCAAAAGGAATCGTGGCGTTTTACAAAACAACGTCGGAGACAAATCTAATCACTGAAGAGTACTCTGCCCTTGCCAATAAGTTTATTATCGGCGGACAAGAAGAGGGTTGGCTCTCATTAGAAGAGTTGGCAAACGCACAACCTGAAGAGTATGCAGGCGAAGACACAAACCGAGAAGACATGGCGTTTTTATCCTATACATCCGGAACAACTGGCAATCCAAAAGGGGTGGTTCATGTTCATGCATGGGGATATGCGCATGTTCGTACAGCTGCAACTGAATGGCTTGGAGTTCTACAAGGAGACGTCGTTTGGGCAACAGCTGCACCTGGCTGGCAAAAATGGATTTGGAGTCCGTTCCTATCTACGATCACTCTTGGCGCAACTGCTTTTGTCTACCATGGTGGATTCGATGCAGAAAACTACCTTCAAATTTTACAAGATGAAAAGATTAATGTGTTGTGCTGCACCCCTACTGAGTACAGAATCATCGCAAAGGTTGAAAATCTAAACTCTTACGACCTGTCTGCTTTACGAAGCGCCGTATCCGCTGGAGAGCCACTGAATCGTCAAGTCATCGAGGCATTCCAACAAGCGTTCCAGTTAAACGTACGAGATGGCTACGGACAGACAGAAAACACGTTGCTTGTGGGAACACTGCAAGATATGGAAGTACGCCCAGGATCTATGGGGAAACCAACGCCAGGAAATCACGTAGAAGTAATCAATGAGTTTGGGGAGCCTGTTAAACCAGGCGAGGTTGGGGACATCGCTGTTCATAAAACTGCACCGGCTTTATTCCGCGGCTATTACAACGACAAAGATCGCACCGCTGCAGCGTATCGAGGCAATTGGTATTTAACAGGTGACCAAGCAACCAAAGATGACGAGGGGTATTTCTGGTTTGAAGGTCGCAGTGATGATATCATCATCAGTTCTGGTTACACGATTGGACCATTTGAAGTGGAAGATGCTCTGACAAAACATCCTGCAGTTCGGGAATGTGCTGTAGTTGCAGCTCCAGATGAAATTCGAGGAAGTATTGTAAAGGCCTTCATTGTTTTGCGTGATGCTGATCAGCATTCGGATAAAGATGCATTGATTAAAGAGTTACAGGCTCACACTAAAGAAATTACAGCTCCTTATAAATACCCACGTATCGTAGAGTTCATAGATGAACTACCTAAGACGACATCTGGAAAAATTCGTCGTGTTGAGTTGCGAGCTATAACGAAGTAA
- a CDS encoding methylated-DNA--[protein]-cysteine S-methyltransferase, which produces MQKVDFLTPIGRLVIIGDKQAIHSVQFEDGDTLLDPYHEDLASEVAKAYQELTAYFEGTGKEFTFQLEPQTGTPFQREVWESLKTIPYGETGSYLQIASTINRPKAVRAVGGANGKNPFTVVLPCHRIIGASGKMVGYTGGLWRKEWLLAHEQKFKEASIKTY; this is translated from the coding sequence ATGCAGAAAGTAGATTTTTTAACACCCATTGGTCGATTGGTTATTATAGGAGATAAGCAAGCTATTCACAGTGTCCAGTTTGAAGATGGAGACACACTCCTTGACCCGTATCATGAGGATCTCGCTTCAGAGGTCGCGAAAGCTTATCAGGAGTTGACTGCTTACTTTGAGGGGACTGGAAAAGAGTTTACGTTTCAGCTAGAGCCACAGACCGGTACACCTTTTCAACGTGAAGTTTGGGAGAGCTTGAAAACTATCCCTTACGGAGAGACCGGCTCATACTTACAGATTGCTTCCACTATTAATCGACCTAAGGCGGTGCGAGCTGTTGGAGGAGCCAATGGGAAAAATCCGTTCACAGTTGTCCTGCCTTGTCATCGTATTATCGGTGCGAGCGGGAAGATGGTCGGGTATACGGGTGGTTTGTGGCGTAAAGAATGGCTACTAGCCCATGAACAAAAATTTAAAGAGGCTTCGATAAAAACATATTAA
- a CDS encoding multidrug efflux SMR transporter has product MKEWGLLIIAAVFEVGWVIGLKHAESFGEWALTVVAIVISFSLLIRSGRYLPVGTAYAVFVGLGTVGTVLMDAALFGQPLGFMQIALVGLLLLGIIGLKQTTQGAET; this is encoded by the coding sequence ATGAAAGAATGGGGATTGTTGATCATCGCCGCTGTATTTGAAGTCGGCTGGGTGATTGGATTGAAACATGCAGAGAGTTTTGGCGAATGGGCTCTGACAGTCGTTGCTATCGTGATTAGCTTCAGTTTATTGATACGATCTGGACGCTATTTACCAGTTGGTACGGCTTACGCTGTATTCGTAGGACTTGGCACTGTCGGGACTGTTCTAATGGATGCAGCACTATTTGGCCAACCACTTGGGTTCATGCAAATTGCGTTAGTCGGATTGTTGTTGCTTGGAATTATCGGATTGAAACAGACTACACAAGGAGCTGAGACATAA
- a CDS encoding multidrug efflux SMR transporter encodes MAWIALIIAGLLEMTGVAMMARLHEKKNLTSAVLLIISFGGSFLFLSMAMETLSMGLAYAIWTGIGAAGGAILGMIFYKESVAPMRLFFLGLIIASVIGLKLVSP; translated from the coding sequence ATGGCGTGGATTGCTTTGATTATTGCCGGGTTACTCGAGATGACAGGCGTCGCCATGATGGCTCGTTTACATGAAAAGAAAAACCTCACTTCCGCAGTGCTTTTAATCATCAGTTTTGGGGGAAGCTTCTTATTCTTATCAATGGCAATGGAGACGTTGTCGATGGGTCTAGCGTATGCCATTTGGACAGGTATTGGCGCAGCAGGAGGCGCTATTTTGGGAATGATTTTTTACAAAGAGTCTGTCGCACCAATGCGACTGTTCTTTTTAGGATTGATAATTGCAAGTGTCATCGGATTAAAGCTCGTTAGTCCATAA
- a CDS encoding Rrf2 family transcriptional regulator — MRMTMYTDFSLRLLIYLAIRPTGEKATVLEIAESYGISKNHLMKVSQHLAKLGYIESTRGRGGGVRLLHDPQTINVGKVVRLMEDDFHIVECFDKERNSCPITPVCSLKHALARALQAYLAVLDEYTLQDLAGNPLELLQFLQHN, encoded by the coding sequence ATGCGAATGACGATGTATACGGATTTTTCTTTACGCTTATTGATCTATTTGGCAATTCGACCGACCGGAGAAAAAGCGACGGTTCTTGAAATCGCCGAATCGTATGGCATATCGAAAAATCATTTAATGAAAGTCTCCCAGCATTTAGCGAAACTAGGATACATAGAGAGTACACGTGGTAGAGGTGGGGGAGTTCGACTGCTTCATGATCCTCAAACCATCAATGTCGGAAAAGTTGTGCGGCTGATGGAAGATGATTTTCATATCGTTGAGTGTTTTGATAAAGAGCGCAATAGTTGTCCAATTACACCTGTCTGTTCACTAAAACATGCGTTAGCAAGAGCGCTCCAAGCATATTTGGCAGTGTTGGATGAATATACGTTACAAGACCTGGCCGGAAATCCATTAGAACTCCTACAGTTTTTACAACATAATTAG
- the hmpA gene encoding NO-inducible flavohemoprotein yields the protein MLSLETKSIIKATAPVLAQHGTTITTEFYRSLFDAHPELLNVFNHANQAKGRQQTALANTVYAAAVHIDNLEAILPSVVQIAHKHVSLGIVPEQYPIVGEYLLKAIKTVLGDAATPEIINAWAEAYGFIADVFISVEAGMYKKAEEQQNGWKLFKEFKVVDKVQESDAITSFYLQPTDGSKVPAYQPGQYISVRVHIPGETYTMIRQYSLSKAADEESFRISVKRESDLDPNGKVSVYLHEQLEVGGTVEVTPPAGEFVLNEASSGPVVMLAGGVGITPLLSMTERLLQSAAVRETLFLHAARSEKEAAFVNELQQLSATHEELTYRAFFSDTDNGFITRDILATVPKAADVYICGPVGFMESMIANLVALGFSEEQIHYEFFGPAIPVKAFATS from the coding sequence ATGTTATCACTTGAAACAAAATCCATTATTAAAGCAACTGCACCTGTACTCGCTCAGCACGGAACAACCATCACAACTGAGTTTTACCGCTCTCTGTTCGATGCGCATCCCGAATTATTGAATGTATTCAATCACGCGAACCAAGCAAAAGGACGCCAACAAACGGCACTTGCGAATACGGTATACGCCGCTGCTGTTCATATCGATAACTTAGAGGCCATCTTGCCTTCCGTCGTGCAAATTGCCCATAAACACGTTAGTCTCGGAATCGTACCAGAGCAGTACCCGATTGTTGGAGAGTATTTATTGAAAGCTATTAAAACTGTCTTAGGCGATGCTGCGACACCTGAAATCATTAATGCTTGGGCTGAAGCTTACGGTTTCATTGCTGACGTCTTTATTTCAGTCGAAGCGGGCATGTATAAAAAGGCTGAAGAACAACAAAATGGATGGAAGTTATTTAAAGAGTTCAAAGTCGTCGACAAAGTACAGGAAAGTGACGCCATTACATCGTTTTATTTACAGCCCACTGACGGCTCTAAAGTGCCCGCTTATCAACCTGGACAATACATCTCTGTTCGTGTTCATATTCCGGGAGAAACCTATACGATGATTCGCCAATACAGCTTATCGAAAGCGGCAGATGAGGAATCCTTCCGTATCTCTGTAAAGCGTGAAAGTGACTTAGATCCAAACGGGAAAGTATCAGTTTACCTACACGAACAACTAGAAGTAGGTGGCACTGTTGAAGTAACTCCTCCAGCAGGTGAATTCGTCCTAAATGAAGCTAGTAGCGGACCTGTTGTGATGCTTGCAGGTGGTGTAGGAATTACACCATTACTGAGTATGACAGAACGTTTGTTACAAAGTGCAGCTGTCCGCGAAACATTGTTCTTACACGCAGCGCGTAGCGAAAAAGAAGCGGCATTTGTAAACGAACTACAACAACTTTCTGCAACACATGAAGAATTGACTTACCGTGCTTTTTTCTCCGATACTGATAATGGGTTCATCACTCGGGATATCCTTGCTACCGTTCCAAAAGCAGCTGACGTCTATATATGTGGTCCAGTTGGTTTTATGGAAAGTATGATTGCGAACCTCGTGGCACTTGGCTTCTCTGAAGAGCAAATTCATTATGAATTTTTCGGTCCAGCTATACCAGTCAAAGCATTTGCAACTTCTTAA
- a CDS encoding GNAT family N-acetyltransferase — protein sequence MYSKKQYVFDRKKPRQAWVRTYHSSDFDELIQIQRESFPPPFPDELLWTREQLESHIRLYPEGALCVEVEGKLAGSITSLRINYTPEDPDHTWEEVTGGGDISPHQPNGNTLYVVDVCIRPEFRNLDLGKLLLQGLYERVIVDGLDRLLGGGRMSGYYRVAGELSPEEYIHRVLEGEIKDPVITFMMRSGRTPVRIVKEYLEDEESHNMAMLMEWKNPFKT from the coding sequence ATGTATAGTAAAAAACAATATGTTTTTGATCGTAAGAAACCTCGTCAAGCATGGGTACGTACCTATCACTCATCGGACTTTGATGAATTGATTCAAATTCAACGAGAAAGCTTTCCACCTCCTTTCCCTGATGAACTCTTATGGACGCGAGAACAGCTTGAAAGCCATATCCGACTTTACCCTGAGGGTGCTTTGTGTGTGGAAGTGGAAGGGAAACTTGCAGGCTCTATCACTAGTTTACGGATAAACTATACACCAGAAGATCCTGATCATACATGGGAAGAGGTAACAGGAGGAGGCGACATTTCTCCACATCAACCGAATGGGAATACGCTTTATGTCGTAGATGTCTGCATCCGTCCAGAGTTTCGAAATTTGGATCTCGGCAAGCTGCTACTGCAAGGGTTGTATGAGCGTGTCATTGTCGATGGTCTCGACCGGTTGCTTGGAGGTGGCCGGATGTCAGGATATTACCGAGTGGCAGGAGAGTTGTCACCAGAAGAGTACATTCATCGAGTGCTTGAAGGAGAAATAAAAGATCCGGTCATTACCTTCATGATGCGTAGTGGACGAACCCCTGTCCGTATTGTAAAAGAGTATTTAGAAGACGAGGAATCACATAACATGGCGATGCTCATGGAGTGGAAAAACCCATTTAAAACCTAA